Proteins from a single region of Anser cygnoides isolate HZ-2024a breed goose chromosome 18, Taihu_goose_T2T_genome, whole genome shotgun sequence:
- the WSB1 gene encoding WD repeat and SOCS box-containing protein 1: MASFPPRVNEKLIARSRTVGELLAPTSPFDKKCGRENWTVAFAPDGSYFAWSQGHRIVKLVPWSQCLNNFLLHGTKNVANSISTRLARQNSDSGQKNKPCEHIIDCGDIVWSLAFGSSVPEKQSRCVNIEWHRFKFGQDQLLLATGLNNGRIKIWDVYTGKLLLNLMDHTEVVRDLTFAPDGSLILVSASRDKTLRVWDLKDDGNMMKVLRGHQNWVYGCAFSPDSSILCSVGASKAVFLWDMDKYSMIRKLEGHHNDVVACEFSPDGALLATASYDTRVYVWDPYIGVILMEFGHLFPPPTPIFAGGANDRWVRSVSFSHDGLHIASLADDKMVRFWRIDEEYPVQVAPLNNGLCCTFSTDGSVLAAGTQDGSVYFWATPRQVSSLQHLCRMAIRRVMPTSQVKNLPIPSKVVEFLCYQI, encoded by the exons ATGGCCAGCTTTCCCCCGAGGGTCAACGAGAAGCTCATCG cacgATCACGTACTGTAGGAGAACTGTTAGCCCCCACTTCTCCTTTTGACAAGAAGTGTGGACGTGAGAACTGGACTGTTGCGTTTGCTCCCGATGGATCTTACTTTGCTTGGTCACAAGGGCATCGCATAGTGAAGCTGGTCCCCTGGTCCCAGTGCCTTAATAACTT cttGTTGCATGGCACAAAGAATGTTGCAAATTCTATCAGTACAAGACTTGCAAGACAGAACAGTGACAGTGGTCAGAAAAATAAGCCCTGTGAACATATAATAGACTGTGGTGATATTGTATGGAGTCTTGCTTTTGGGTCTTCGGTGCCTGAGAAGCAGAGTCGCTGTGTGAATATAGAATGGCATCGTTTCAAATTTGGGCAAGACCAGCTTCTACTTGCAACAGGCTTGAACAATGGGCGCATCAAGATATGGGATGTATATACAG GAAAACTCCTCCTTAACCTGATGGACCATACAGAAGTTGTTAGAGATTTAACCTTTGCCCCAGATGGCAGCCTGATTTTAGTGTCTGCATCCAGAGACAAAACACTGAGAGTGTGGGACCTGAAAGATGACG gaaataTGATGAAAGTGTTGAGAGGACATCAGAACTGGGTATATGGTTGTGCATTCTCTCCAGACTCTTCCATTCTCTGTTCTGTTGGAGCTAGTAAAGCA GTTTTTCTCTGGGATATGGATAAATACTCCATGATACGGAAACTTGAGGGACATCACAATGATGTTGTAGCTTGTGAGTTTTCTCCTGATGGAGCTTTACTGGCTACTGCATCTTACGATACTCGTGTCTATGTCTGGGATCCATATATTGGAGTTATTCTTATGGAATTTGG GCATCTGTTTCCCCCTCCTACTCCAATATTTGCTGGAGGTGCAAATGACCGTTGGGTTAGATCAGTATCTTTTAGTCACGATGGACTACATATTGCAAGCCTTGCCGATGATAA AATGGTAAGATTCTGGAGAATTGATGAAGAGTACCCTGTACAAGTTGCACCTCTGAACAATGGGCTCTGCTGCACCTTTTCTACTGATGGCAGTGTTCTAGCTGCAGG GACACAGGATGGCAGTGTGTACTTCTGGGCAACTCCGAGACAAGTTTCAAGTCTCCAACATCTATGTCGTATGGCAATTCGAAGAGTGATGCCAACCAGCCAAGTCAAGAACTTGCCTATCCCATCAAAAGTGGTGGAGTTTCTCTGTTACCAGATTTGA